In one window of Brassica napus cultivar Da-Ae unplaced genomic scaffold, Da-Ae ScsIHWf_1896;HRSCAF=2540, whole genome shotgun sequence DNA:
- the LOC125599541 gene encoding uncharacterized protein LOC125599541 → MLGPEIVEETTEKIRFLKEKMKEAQDRQKSYAYRRRKHIEFEVEDLVYLKMITFKGRARVSGRRKLDPRYLGPFRIIERVGAVAYKLELPPAMDAFHNMFHVSQLQKCLSDQDIVLHEIPTDLGKNLTLETRPVRIVDRIEKTTRKKTIPMIKVLWEYNGKDVITWETEARMKAEYPEWYDQVVPEETHDEDSRTNPSQVGETSHVPSPR, encoded by the coding sequence atgttgggtcctgagataGTAGAAGAAACCACCGAGAAAATAAGGTTcttaaaggagaaaatgaaagaagcaCAGGATCGTCAAAAGAGTTATGCATATAGACGAAGGAAACATATTGAGTTTGAAGTTGAAGACTTGGTATATCTCAAGATGATCACATTTAAAGGGAGGGCTagagtttctggcagaagaaaactagaccctaggtacttgggtccgtTCAGAATCATAGAAAGAGTTGGGGCTGTGGCTTATAAGTTGGAACTGCCACCAGCCATGGATGCGTTCCACAACATGTTTCATGTGTCCCAACTCCAAAAATgtttgtctgatcaggacatagtcCTACACGAGATCCCTACAGATTTGGGTAAGAATCTGACTCTAGAGACGAGGCCGGTCCGCATAGTGGATCGAATAGAAAagacaacaaggaagaagaccatTCCCATGATCAAGGTTTTGTGGGAATACAATGGCAAGGAtgtaatcacttgggaaacagaggcAAGGATGAAGGCCGAGTATCCTGAGTGGTATGATCAGGTGGTCCCCGAGGAAACACATGAtgaggattcgaggacgaatccatcccaagtgggggagacttctCATGTCCCCAGTCCGAGATAG